Part of the Kitasatospora sp. NBC_00374 genome is shown below.
CACGCCAAGGCCACCTTCTTCGTGACCGGCTCGATGGTGACCCGCCACCCGGACCTGATCCGGCGGATCATCGCGGACGGCCACGAGATCGGCCTGCACTCCTTCACCCACCCGGACTTCACCCTCCAGTCGGACCGCCGGATCACCTGGGAGATGGCCCAGACCCAGCTCGCCCTGGCCGGTGTCGCCGGGGTGCACAGCGCGCTGTTCCGCCCGCCGTACTCCTCCGACGCGGCCGCGCTGGACGACCTGACCTGGCCGGTGCTCAAGAAGCTCGCCGACCGCGGGTACGTCACCGCGTTCATCGACGAGGACACCGAGGACTGGCAGCGCCCGGGCGTGGACGCGATCGTCGCCGCCGCGATGCCCAAGAAGACCGGTGACGGGCACATCGTGCTGATGCACGACGCCGGTGGCGACCGGTCCCAGACCGTGGCCGCGCTCAAGGTGATGATGCCCAGGCTGCAGGCCGAGGGCTACCGCTTCAGCACCGTCAGCGAGTCGATCGGCGCCGAGACCTCGATGTCGAAGGTCACCGGGTTCCAGCTGTGGGAGGGCAAGCTCTTCCTCGGCCTCGCGCACGCGGCGGTGCTGGTGATGCCGGTCCTGATCGTGCTGCTCGCCGTGGTCGGCACCCTGGTGTTCGGCCGGTTCGCCCTGATGCTCTTCCTGTCCGTCAAGCACGCCCGGCGCACCCGGCGCAAGACCTTCGGCTGGGGCCCGCCGGTCACCGAGGCGGCCACCGTGCTGGTCCCCGCCTACAACGAGCAGGAGTGCATCGCCAACACCCTGCGCTCCCTGATCGACAGCGAGCACCCGGTCGAGGTGATCGTGATCGACGACGGCTCCACCGACGACACCGTCCGGATCGTCGAGGAGCTGGACCTGCCCGGGGTCCGGGTGATCAGCCAGCCGAACTCCGGCAAGGCCACCGCGCTCAACACCGGCATCGCGCACGCCACCCACGACCTGATCGTGATGATGGACGGCGACACCGTCTTCGAGCCCTCCACCGTCCGCGAGCTGGTGCAGCCGTTCGCCGACCCGGGCGTCGGCGCGGTCGCCGGCAACGCCAAGGTCGGCAACCGCGACAGTCTGATCGGCGCCTGGCAGCACATCGAGTACGTGATGGGCTTCAACCTCGACCGCCGGATGTACGACGAGCTGCGCTGCATGCCCACCGTCCCCGGTGCCGTCGGCGCGTACCGCCGCGAGGCCCTGGAGCAGGCCGGCGGGATGAGCGAGGACACCCTCGCCGAGGACACCGACCTCACCATGGCGCTGCACATCAACGGCTGGCAGGTGGTCTACGCCGAGAACGCCCGGGCCTGGACCGAGGCGCCCGGCAGCATGGCCCAGCTCTGGTCGCAGCGCTACCGCTGGTGCTACGGCACCATGCAGGCGATGTGGAAGCACCGCGGCGCGGTGCTGGCCTCCGGGCCGGCCGGGCGGTTCGGCCGGGTCGGACTGCCGCTGGTGGCCCTGTTCATGGTGCTCGCCCCGCTGCTCGCCCCGCTCTTCGACGTCTTCCTGGTGTACGGGATCCTCTTCGTGGACGCGCCCAAGACGCTCGCCGCCTGGTTCACCGTCCTGATCGTCCAGCTGGTCTGCGCCGGGTACGCGTTCTGGCTGGACCGCGAGAAGCCCTGGCACCTGATCACCCTGCCGCTGCAGCAGCTGGTCTACCGCCAGCTGATGTACCTGGTGCTGCTGCAGTCCTGGATCACCGCGCTCACCGGCGGCCGGCTGCGCTGGCAGAAGCTCCAGCGCACCGGCGAGGTCGACGTCCCCGTCAACGTCTGAGCCCCGGCCCACCACCACACCCACCACCGAGAGGCCACCATGACCGCGCCAGCCCACCCCGGGTACGCGCCCCCCGGCACCGGGCCGTTCGACTCCGGTCCGGCCGCCCCCGGCCCCGTTCCGGGCCCGCCGGTCCGGGCCGTGCCCGGCCGCGACCGCTACCTCGACCTGCTGCGGGCGCTGGCGCTCGTCCGCGTGGTGTTCCTGCACATGTTCGCCTGGTCCTGGCTGCCGATCGTGTTCCCGTCGATGGGCGTGATGTTCGCGCTGGCCGGCTCGCTGATGGCCCGCTCGCTGGCCCGGCCGACGCTGTCGGTGATCCGCGGCCGGCTGCGCCGCCTGCTGCCGCCGCTGTGGCTGATGGGCGTCATCGCGGTGCCCGGGATGCTGCTGCAGGGGTGGTCGGCCGCCTCCTCCGGGCACAGCACGGCGGGCTTCTGGGGCCGCATGCTGCTGTGGATCCTGCCGCTGAGCGACCCGCCGTACGGCGATCCGCTGCCCGGGGTGCACGGCCTGCTGGACCACGCCTGGGGCGAGCACGCCGCCGGACCGCTCTGGTACCTGCGCGCCTACCTGTGGTTCGTGCTGCTGTCGCCGTTGCTGCTGAGGCTGATGCGCAAGGTCCCGTGGCTGGTGGTGCCCGCGCCGATGCTGTTCTGCGTGGTCCTGGAGCTGGGCTACGTCGACCTGCGGCCCGAGCTGTACAGCATCGTCGACGGCCTGGCCATCTACGGCTCCTGCTGGCTGCTCGGCATGGCGTACCAGGAGGGGATGCTCAACCGGTTCCCGCGCTACCTCGCCCCCTCGGTGGTGCCCTTCGTGATGGCCGCGGCGCTGTGGTGGACGCTGAACGGCACCAACGACGTGGGCGGCCCGGCGACCCTGGAGGACAGCACCCTCGGACAGGCCGTCTGGTCCTTCGGCTTCGTCCTGCTGCTGCTGAACGCCAGCCCGTCGTGGGACGAGTGGCCGCCGCGGCTGCGCCGCTGGGGCGGGCTGATCAGCCTGCTGAACTCGCGGGCCGTCACCGTCTACCTCTGGCACAACCTGGCGATCACCGCGGCGATCAGCCTGATCGGCCTCACCTGGGGTCTGCCGCTGCTGGCCGAGAACGTGCCGTGGCTGCTGGACAGCGAGTGGCTGCCGATGCTGCTGGCCTGGCCGCTGATCGGCCTGTGCATCGTCGCCTTCGGCTGGATCGAGGACGTCGCCGCCAAGCGCCGGCCCCGGCTGTTCCCGTACCCGCGGCAGATCCGGTCGGCGGCGCACCGCCGCTGACCGCGCGCAACAGACGCCTCGGGCCCCGGCAGTTGCCGGGGCCCGAGGCGTCTGTGCGACCGGACGGTCGGTGCCGTCAGTGCTGGGCGGGGATGATGCCCGACAGCCACTTGAAGATCTCGGGGACCATCGGCTTCCAGACGTCGCTGGCGTGCGGGCCGGTGGTCTCCACCGGGGTGACGGTGGTCGGCGGCTTGGCGGCGTCCTTGAGGGCCAGCGCGGCCTCGTAGCCGTCGCCCTTGTTGCCGCTGACGTACAGTGCGGTCTTCGGCGGGGTCTGGGCGGTCTTGAGGATGTTGACCGGGTTCGACTTCTCCCGCAGGGCCGGGTCCTTCGCGGTGAGCGAGTGCGGCTCCTGCGCGGGGTCGTTGTAACCGGAGAGGCTGATGCCGGCCCGGTAGCGGTTCGGGTGCTCCACCGCGAGCTTGGCCGCGCAGTGGCCGCCGGCCGAGTAGCCGGCCACCGCCCACCGGTCGGCGGACGGGTCGGCCCGGAAGTTGTCCAGGACCATCTGCGGCACGTCCCGCGAGAGCCAGGTGTCCGCGTTGACCTTGTCCTTGACGTCGGCGCAGCCGGTGTCCACGTCGTCGCCCAGCAGGTTGGTCCGCGGCGAGACCAGGATGAACGGCGTGACCTCGCCGCGCTGCATCATCGGCTTGAGCTGGTCGGAGACCTTGAGCGTGCCGTACCAGGTCTTGGACGAGCCCGGCCAGCCCGGCAGCAGCTCGACCACCGGGAAGTTCTTGTCCTTGTAGGCGGGGTCGTTGTACTGCGGCGGCAGCCAGACCAGGACCTCGCCGTCCACACCGGACAGCTCGCCCTTCAGCTCGGTGTGCTGCACGTCGTTCGGCACCTTCGGGTCGCCGACGCTCTTGAAGGACTGGATCACCTTGGCCCGGGTCTTGCCGTCCGAGCCGCTGCCCGCGCTGTCGGCCGCGACCTTCGGGACGGCCCGGACGTGGTCGCCGGTGCCGAGCAGGTCGTCCCAGTTCCCGTAGATCAGGTTGGCGTTGTTGACCATGACGAAGACCATGGTCACGGCCGTCACCTGGCAGAAGAGGATCATCACCAGCCTGGACAGGATCTGCACGGGCCTGGGCCCGGGCACCCGCCCCCAGAGCAGCAGCGCCGCCGCGATGGAGATCGGCACGAGGATGATCGTGACGACAAGGAATGGTGTGCCAGTCAGTTGCATGGAATGTTTCTCGTATCCGGGTTGCGGTCGCCCGGGGCTCAGGGCGCCCAGGGCGTGCTCCAATGGATCAGACGGGGTGGAACGGGCGATCAGTTGCTCGCCGAACTGAAGGAAACCTGAGAGGAACATCACGTTTCCGTGAGTCCCGGTCGAGTGCCGACCCAAGTCTGCCACCCGACCGGACGACCGCACGGTGCGGACCCGATCTGCTCTCAGGCATATCCCGACCTGGCGGGACCCGCCGCTCGAACTGCCGAACCGTCAGAGCGGCTCACCCGGGCGGCCGTACGCGACCTCGACCGCGGGCCGCCCGGCGCCGACACTGGTATCCACGGCCGGGGCGAAGGGTGGAGCGTCACAGTGAGAGCACGGACGATGCTGCTGCTGCTCGTGGTGCTCCTGTTGACGGCGGGGTGCAGTAGTACCGGCGGCCGCCGTGCCGAGCAGGCGAGGGAACGGGCGGCCACGGCCGGCGGCGCGGTGGACACCCCGCGCTGGAAGGTCGCCATGGTCACCCACGCCGGCGCCGGCGACTCCTTCTGGGACACCGTCCGCAAGGGGGCCGAGCAGGCGGCGGCCAAGGACAACATCACCTTCCTCTACTCCAACGACGCGCAGACCCAGAATCAGGTGCAGCTGGTCCAGGCCGCGATCGACCAGCGGGTGGACGGCCTGCTGGTCTCACTCGCCAAGGGCGACGCGATGGCCGACGTCCTGGCCAAGGCCGAGGCGGCCGGCATCCCGGTCATCAGCATCAACTCCGGCCAGGAGTTCTCCGCCCGGTTCGGCGCCCTCACCCACATCGGCCAGGACGAGTCCACCGCAGGCGAGGCCGCCGGCCGCGCACTGGCCCGGCGTTCGCGCACCGGCGTGCTGTGCGTCATCCACGAGCAGGGCAACGTCGGCCAGGAACAGCGCTGCACCGGTGCCCGATCGGCCTTCGGCGGAGGCTTCCAGACCCTGTACGTGGACGGGGTCAACCTGCCCGACGCGCGGGCCGCGATCGCCGCCAAGCTCCAGGCCGACCCCTCGCTGGACACCGTGCTCACCCTCAGCGCGCCGCTGGCCGCCACCGGCCTGCAGGCCGTCCAGGACGCCCGCCGGCCGGTCGAGCTGGACACCTTCGACCTGGGCACCCAGGTCGTCACCGGCCTCCAGGCCGGCACCGTCGGCTTCGCCGTCGACCAGCAGCCCTACCTCCAGGGCTACGAGGGCGTCGACCTGCTCTGGCTCCACCGCTACAACCTGGACGCGCTCGGTGGCGGCGGCCCGGTGCTCACCGGCCCGCAGGTGCTGACCAAGGACGACGCCGCCGCGCTCGCCCGGTACGTCGCCCGGGGCACCCGGTGAGCGCCCCCGCCGAGGTGCTGGAGGGCGGCCGCGGCCGGATGCACCGGCTGGTCGCCCGCCCGGAGTTCGGGGCCCTGCTGGCGGCGGTCGCGGTCTTCCTGTTCTTCGCCCTGACGGCCGACAGCTTCCTGCGGCTGTCCTCGCTCGGCACGGTGCTGTACGCGGCCTCCACCCTCGGCATCATGGCGGTGCCGGTCTCGCTGCTGATGATCGGCGGGGAGTTCGACCTCTCGGCCGGCGTGCTGGTCACCACCGCGGCGCTGACCTCGTCGATGGTCTCGTACCAGCTCACCGCCGTGACCTGGGTCGGGGCGGCGGTCTCGCTCGCGGTGGTGCTCGCGGTCGGTGGCTTCAACGGCTGGATGCTCGGCCGCACCCGGCTGCCCAGCTTCATCATCACGCTCGGCACGTTCCTGATGCTGACCGGTGCCAACCTCGGCGTCACCAAACTGGTCTCCGGCACCGTCAGCACCATGCCGATCGGCGACATGGAGGGCTTCGCCTCCTGCCACTGGCTGTTCGCCTCGGAGTTCACCGTCGGCGGGCTGACGGTGCGGGCCACGGTGTGGTGGTGGCTCGGTCTGGTCGCGGCGGGCAGCTGGGTGCTGCTGCGCACCCGCTTCGGCAACTGGGTGTTCGCGGTCGGCGGTGACGCGGCGGCGGCCCGCGCGGTGGGTGTGCCGGTCGCCAGGACCAGGACCTGCCTCTACCTGGGCGTCGGCTTCTGCGCCTGGGTGCTCGGCCAGCATCTGCTGTTCTCCTTCGACACCGTGCAGTCCGGCGAGGGGGTCGGCAACGAGCTGATCTACATCGTGGCGGCGGTGATCGGCGGCTGCCTGATCACCGGCGGCTACGGCTCGGTGGCCGGCTCGGCGCTCGGCGCGCTGATCTTCGGGATGGTCAGCAAGGGCATCGTGTACGCGCAGTGGGACCCGGACTGGTTCAGGTTCTTCCTCGGCGGGATGCTGCTGCTGGCCGCGCTGCTCAACTCCTGGGTCAAGCACCGGGCCGAGCTGGGGAGGGCCTGATGGCGCTGCTGGAACTGGCCGGGGTCGGCAAGTGGTACGGCTCGGTGCGGGCCCTGGAGGGGGTGTCGCTGACCGTGGAGGCCGGGCGGATCAGCTGTGTGCTGGGCGACAACGGAGCCGGGAAGTCCACCCTGATCAAGATCATCGCGGGGCTGCACCAGCACGACGAGGGAACCTACACCGTGGGCGGCCGGGAGCTGCGCCTGACCTCGCCGCGCCAGGCCCTCGACCTCGGCATCGCGACGGTCTACCAGGACCTCGCCGTCGTCCCCCTGATGCCCGTCTGGCGGAACTTCTTCCTCGGCGCCGAGCTCGGCTCGCTGCGCCTGGACATCCCCCGGATGCGGTCGGTCACCCGGGAGGCGCTCGCCCGGATGGGCATCGAGCTGGCCGACGTGGACCGGCCGATCGGCACCCTCTCCGGAGGCCAGCGGCAGTGCGTGGCGATCGCGCGGGCGGTCCACTTCGGCGCCGAGGCGCTGGTGCTGGACGAGCCGACGGCCGCGCTCGGGGTCAAGCAGTCCGGCGTGGTGCTCACGTACGTGGCCGCCGCGCGGGAGGCCGGGCTCGGGGTGGTGCTGATCACCCACAACCCGCACCACGCCTTTCTGGTGGGTGACCACTTCACGCTGCTGCGAAGGGGGAGGATGGCGGGTAGCCACCCGCGCGCGGAGATCAGCCTCGAACGGCTCACCACTGAGATGGCGGGCGGCTCTGACCTCGCCGAGCTCAGCCACGAGCTCGGCCGCCCCGACCCGAAGGAGCGTCCACCCCAGTGACCAGCCCGAACGACAGCGCGCGGCCGCCGGTCCTGCCCACCCTGTTCGGCATCGGCCAGCGCGGGGCCGACCGCCGACGGCGTACCCTGCCGGCCGGGGTGCTGCGGCTGCCCACCATCGGTGTCGACATCGGCGGCACCAAGGTGGTGGCCGGAGTCGTCGACGGCGAGGGCCGGGTGCTGGACCGGGTACGCGCCGAGACCCCCGACAAGAGCAAGAGCCCCCGGGTGGTCGAGGACGTCATCGTCGAGCTGGTGCTCGAACTCGCGGACAAGCACGACGTCCACGCGGTCGGCGTCGGCGCTGCCGGCTGGGTGGACGCGGACCGCTCCAAGGTGCTCTTCGCCCCCCATCTGAACTGGCGGGGCGAACCGCTGCGGGACGCGCTCAGCGAGCGGCTGCGCTTCCCGGTGATCGTGGAGAACGACGCCAACGCCGCGGCCTGGGCCGAGTGGCGGTTCGGTGCCGGGCGCGGAGAGGACCACATGGTGATGATCACCCTGGGGACCGGGATCGGCGGGGCGGTGGTCCGGGACGGCTACGTGGACCGGGGCAAGTACGGGCTGGCCGGCGAGTTCGGCCACATGCAGGTCGTCCCGGCCGGGCACCGCTGCCCGTGCGGCAACCGCGGCTGCTGGGAGCAGTACTCCTCGGGCAACGCGCTGGTCCGGGAGGCCCGCGGGCTGGTCGAGGAGGAGTCCCCGGTGATCCAGCCGCTGCTGGCCCGGGCCGGCGGTACGGCGGCGGGCATCACCGGACCACTGGTCACCGAGGCCGCGCGGGACGGCGACCCGATCGCGGTCGAGCTGCTCTACGAGGTCGGCCACTGGCTCGGGGTCGGCATCGCCAACCTGGCCGCCGCCCTGGACCCGGGGCGGTTCGTGGTCGGCGGCGGTGTCTCCGAGGCGGGCGAGCTGCTGCTCGCCCCGGCCCAGGACGCCTTCCGCCGCACTCTGACCGGCCGTGGCTTCCGCCCCGAGGCCGGCATCGTGCCGGCGGCCCTCGGCAACGAGGCCGGGCTGGTCGGCGCGGCCGACCTGGCCCGTCAGGTGGCCCGCCGCTTCCGCACCGTCAAACGCCGTCGCGCGGAACGGGCTTCGCTGCGGTAGCGGCGGCCGGCTCCGGAGGGTGGTGGGTGGTGGTCCGGGAGGTTCCGCGGATCGGGTAGGGTTTCCTCATCACTCGGGCGCGGGTGGCGGAATAGGCAGACGCGCTGGATTCAGGTTCCAGTGCCCGAAAGGGCGTGGGGGTTCAACTCCCCCCTCGCGCACCACTGAGGCCGGTCGGACATCTCCGACCGGCCTCGCTGTGTTCCCCGCCGCACCTCAGCGGGATCGAGATCCAGGACGGGCCAGCGGCCGGGGAACCGAAGGCTACCGGCCGGTAGTGCGGCGATGCGCGGTTGTCCTGTGCACCACACCTGTGAAAGAACGGGAACTGACGCCGCCTCAGGAGGTCCGTATGAGAGTCCTGGCCCGTTCGGTTCCCGCTCTGGCGATCGCCGCAGCCCTGGTCTGTGCGGTGGTCGCGCCCGCCCGGGCCGCAGCGCCCCCGCCCAAGGTCCCGGAGGCCGCCGGCTACGGCGGCGCCGTCGCGAGCGTGGACGCGGACGCCACCGCGGCCGGCATCGAGGTGCTCCGCCACGGCGGCAACGCCGTCGACGCCGCGGTCGCCGTCGCGGCCGCGCTCGGCGTCACCGAGCCCTACTCGGCCGGCATCGGCGGTGGCGGCTACTTCGTCCTCTACGACGCCCGCACCGGCCGGGTCTCCACCCTGGATGGCCGGGAGACCGCCTCGCGCCGGTCCGACGAGACCCTCTTCCAGGAGAACGGCAAGCCGCTGCCGTTCGCCGACGCCGTCACCAGCGGCCTGTCCGTCGGCGTCCCAGGCGCCCCCGCGACCTGGGACAAGGCGCTCAAGCTCTGGGGCAGCCGCTCCCTCGGCGAGGTGCTGCGCCCCGCCGAGCGGATCGCCGACCGGGGCTTCACGGTCGACCAGACCTTCCAGGACCAGACCGCGCTCAACCAGAGCCGCTTCAAGGACTTCCCGGCCACCCGGCAGCTCTTCCTGCCGAACGGCGCGCTCCCGGTGGTCGGCTCCCGGTTCCGCAACCCCGACCTGGCCGCCACCTACCGCGAGCTCGGTCGCCAGGGCGTGGACGCGCTCTACCGCGGCCCGATCGGCGCCGACCTGGTCCGCACCCTCCAGCACCCGCCGGTCGACCCGGCCTCCGGCCGCAACGCCCGGCCCGGCCAGGTCACCACCGCCGACCTGGCGGCCTATCAGGTACTGCTCCAGCAGCCGACCAAGGTCGCCTACCGGGGCCTCGAGGTGAACGGCATCGCGCCCTCCTCCTCCGGCGGCACCACCGGCGGCGAGGCGCTGGGCATCCTGCGGCAGAGCGACCTCTCCCGGCTGGACGACACCCAGTACTACCACCGCTTCCTGGAGGCGAGCCGGATCGCCTTCGCCGACCGGGGGCGCTGGGTCGGCGACCCGCGCTTCGTCCAGGTGCCCACCGCACAGCTGCTCTCGCCGGCCTTCGCGGCCGCCCGGGCCTGCCTGGTGGACCCGGGCCGTGCGCTCACCAGCCCGCTCGCCCCCGGCGACCCCTACCACCCGGCCGCCTGCGCGAGCAGCGGCCCGGCCGTCGCCGAGACCTACGAGGGGCCGAGCACCACGCACCTGACCGTCGCCGACCGCTGGGGCAGCGTGGTCTCCTACACCCTGACGATCGAGCAGACCGGCGGCAGCGGCATCACCGTCCCCGGCCGCGGCTTCCTGCTCAACAACGAGCTGACCGACTTCTCCTTCGCCCCGGCCACCCCGGGCGTGCCCGACCCCAACCTGCCGGGCCCGGGCAAGCGGCCGAGGTCCTCGATCTCGCCGACCATCGTGCTCAAGGACGGCCGGCCGCTGTTCGCCACCGGCTCGCCCGGCGGCTCGACCATCATCACCACCGCGCTCCAGGTGGTGCTCGGCCGGATCGACCGCGGGCTGACGCTGGAGCAGGCCATCGCCGCCCCGCGCGCCAGCCAGCGCAACACCGCCGCCACCAGCGCCGAACCGGCCTTCCTCGCGCTGCCCGAGCGGGCCCGGCTGGAGGCGCTCGGCCATGTCTTCGTGGACGGCGGCGAGATCGGCGCGGCCACCGGGGTCGAGCGGCTGCCGGACGGCCGCTGGCGCGCGGCGGCCGAGCCGGTCCGGCGCGGCGGCGGCTCGGCGGCGGTGGTGGTGCCCGGCCGGTGAGCCCGGCCGCCGGGCCCGGTCGCTGAGCCCTGCCGGGGTTGTCGGTGCCGGGCGGTATGTTCGGGGTGGGTGTCCAGGTGCGTTCGTGCGTCCCGGGGCGCCCACCCCTCGTCCGCAGCACCCGGGAAGGCCGCCAGCCGTGACAGTCCGCATCGCCACCTGGAACATCAACTCCGTCACCGCCCGGCTGCCCAAGCTCCTGGAGTGGCTGGAGAGCGCCCGGCCGGACGTGCTCTGTCTGCAGGAGCTGAAGTGCTCCGCCGACGCCTTCCCGTACGACGAGGTCAAGGAGCTCGGCTACGAGACGGCCGCCCACGGCGTCGGCCGCTGGAACGGCGTCGCGGTGCTCTCCAGGCTCGGCCTGGAGGACGTCGTGCGCGGCCTGCCCGAGCAGCCCGGCTACCTCGCCGACGGCGCGCTGCTGCCCGAGATCGAGCCCCGGGCCGTCGCCGCGACCTGCGGCCCCGTCCGGGTCTGGTCGGTGTACGTGCCCAACGGCCGCGAGGTCGGCCACGCGCACTACCAGTACAAGCTGGAGTGGTTCGAGGCCCTGCGCAAGGCCGTCCTGGAGGACGCGGCGGGCCCCCGCCCGTTCGCCGTGCTCGGCGACTACAACGTGGCCCCCACCGACGAGGACGTCTTCGACCCCGCCGCCTTCGCCGGCCTGACGCACGTCACCGAGCCCGAGCGGGCCGCCCTCGCCGCCCTGGCCGAGGCCGGCCTGCAGGACGTCGTGCCCCGCCCGCTCAAGTACGACCGCCCGTACACCTACTGGGACTACCGCCAGCTGGCCTTCCCGAAGAACCGGGGCATGCGGATCGACCTCACGTTCGCCAACAAGCCCTTCGCCGACGCGGTGACGGACAGCTACGTCGACCGCGAGGCCCGGAAGGGCAAGGGCACCTCGGACCACGCGCCGGTCGTGGTCGATCTCGACCTCTGAGCGGCCGTTCGCATCCGCAGGGCCGGTGACGCGGGGTAGCCGGATGGACCCGAACGGGCTCCGCCGGGTGGCCGCCCGGCGTGGCGCTGCCTAGCGTCGCGGGTAACCGGGTGTAGCTGTTCGATCACGTGGACGTCGGCGTCCGCCCGCTACACCCGAGAACCTTGGAGGTACGGCATGCGTCGCACGCGTACGGCCGCCGCAGCCCTGCTTGGCGCGACCACCCTGCTCGGTCTCGCCGGGCCGGTGGCCCATGCCAAGGACGTCGCACCCGCATGGGTCAGCCCGGCGGAGGCGGCCTCCGGCCAGACCGTCACCGTCAGCGTCACCTGCGACACCAGCTCCGTGAAGACCGTCACCGCCAACTCCCAGGCCTTCGTCGGCGGCTCGGCCACCCTCACCGTCGGCCCCGACGGCAAGTACAGCGGCCCGGCCAAGCTGGTCGCCCAGCAGGATCTGACCGGCACCGTCAAGAAGGCGCTCCAGGGCAACTCCTGGGGGATCGACGGCAAGTGCCCCAACGGCGACACGTTCACCGGCGCGGTCGGCGTCACCGGATCGGCTTCCTGGGCCAGTGGCGGTGCCACCGGTGGCGCCAAGCCGTCCACCCGGCCCGCCGAGCCGTCCGCCCAGCCCGCCGAGCCCGCCTGGTCGGGCGAGCCGAGCGGCCCGCACGGCTCGGTGGGCACCGGCCTCGGTGGCTCCATCGACACCGACGGCCGTCAGCTGGCGGCCGGTGGTGTGCTGGTCGCGGCCGGTATCGCCGGGTTCTGGCTGCTGCGCCGCCGCACCGGCGACGGGCAGCAGTCCTGATGCCCCGGATCTCCCCCTGCGCTCAGCGCCCCGTGGTCACGCCGGGGCGCTGAGCCGTGCCGCGGCCGCGGTGTACCCGTCGGCAGGCTTCTGCGCCGGGTCCTCGTCCGGCTCCGGCGCCGCGAGGGCGCCGGAGGCCAGCAGGTACTGCGCCGCGATGTAGGTGGACATGATCAGCAGCCCGTGGCCCGGGAGCTCCTTCCAGCCCGCGATCCGGGTGGCGATCAGGGAGTCCGACAGCAGGAACAGCGCGCCGCCGAGCCCGGTGCGCCAGCCGCGCCCGGCCGAGGTGACCGCCGTGGAGGCGAGCAGCAGACTGTACGCGGCCACCGGGATCTGCAGGTCGCCCAGGTCCGGCCAGAGCTGACCGATCATCGTCGCACAGGCCGTCGCGTACGCCGCCCCGACGAGCAGGCTCCGGCGCCGGTCGGTGAGCGCGCCCTGGCGAACGAACATCGTCACGTAGCAGACGTGCGCGGCCGCGAAGGAGCCCATCCCCGCCAGGAACGCGGTGTCCCCGTCGAGCTGGAGCGCCACGTCCCCGCCCGCGCTCAGCAGCAGGGCCGGCGTCAGCAGCTTCGGCGCCCGGGGGCTGCGCGCCAGGGTGTGCGCGGCGAGCAGCGGCATCAGGGCCGGCTTGGTGGCGTGCTGCAGCACGGTGGCGCCGGTCGCGATCGCGCCCAGGTGGGCGGCCGAGGTGGCGGCGAAGCCGGCCAGCAGTCCGCGGGCGGTGCGCAGGCGTCGGGTGATGGTCATGCGGCGGTGCCCTCCGGGCGGTCGATGGTGCCGGGCTGCCAGCCCGGGCCGTTGATGAGGTGGCGGACCCGGTCGCCCCAGCCGGTGGCCCGGGCGACGTCCCTGGCGATCGACACGTACTCGTGGGTCGCCACCCGAAGCGGGTTGAAACTGTCCAGATTCTTCGTCAGGCCGTACACCGGCTTCGTGGTCTCCGCGGCGAAGCTGCCGAACATCCGGTCGAAGACGA
Proteins encoded:
- a CDS encoding acyltransferase family protein, which codes for MTAPAHPGYAPPGTGPFDSGPAAPGPVPGPPVRAVPGRDRYLDLLRALALVRVVFLHMFAWSWLPIVFPSMGVMFALAGSLMARSLARPTLSVIRGRLRRLLPPLWLMGVIAVPGMLLQGWSAASSGHSTAGFWGRMLLWILPLSDPPYGDPLPGVHGLLDHAWGEHAAGPLWYLRAYLWFVLLSPLLLRLMRKVPWLVVPAPMLFCVVLELGYVDLRPELYSIVDGLAIYGSCWLLGMAYQEGMLNRFPRYLAPSVVPFVMAAALWWTLNGTNDVGGPATLEDSTLGQAVWSFGFVLLLLNASPSWDEWPPRLRRWGGLISLLNSRAVTVYLWHNLAITAAISLIGLTWGLPLLAENVPWLLDSEWLPMLLAWPLIGLCIVAFGWIEDVAAKRRPRLFPYPRQIRSAAHRR
- a CDS encoding alpha/beta hydrolase, with amino-acid sequence MPISIAAALLLWGRVPGPRPVQILSRLVMILFCQVTAVTMVFVMVNNANLIYGNWDDLLGTGDHVRAVPKVAADSAGSGSDGKTRAKVIQSFKSVGDPKVPNDVQHTELKGELSGVDGEVLVWLPPQYNDPAYKDKNFPVVELLPGWPGSSKTWYGTLKVSDQLKPMMQRGEVTPFILVSPRTNLLGDDVDTGCADVKDKVNADTWLSRDVPQMVLDNFRADPSADRWAVAGYSAGGHCAAKLAVEHPNRYRAGISLSGYNDPAQEPHSLTAKDPALREKSNPVNILKTAQTPPKTALYVSGNKGDGYEAALALKDAAKPPTTVTPVETTGPHASDVWKPMVPEIFKWLSGIIPAQH
- a CDS encoding ABC transporter permease encodes the protein MHRLVARPEFGALLAAVAVFLFFALTADSFLRLSSLGTVLYAASTLGIMAVPVSLLMIGGEFDLSAGVLVTTAALTSSMVSYQLTAVTWVGAAVSLAVVLAVGGFNGWMLGRTRLPSFIITLGTFLMLTGANLGVTKLVSGTVSTMPIGDMEGFASCHWLFASEFTVGGLTVRATVWWWLGLVAAGSWVLLRTRFGNWVFAVGGDAAAARAVGVPVARTRTCLYLGVGFCAWVLGQHLLFSFDTVQSGEGVGNELIYIVAAVIGGCLITGGYGSVAGSALGALIFGMVSKGIVYAQWDPDWFRFFLGGMLLLAALLNSWVKHRAELGRA
- a CDS encoding substrate-binding domain-containing protein, whose protein sequence is MLLLLVVLLLTAGCSSTGGRRAEQARERAATAGGAVDTPRWKVAMVTHAGAGDSFWDTVRKGAEQAAAKDNITFLYSNDAQTQNQVQLVQAAIDQRVDGLLVSLAKGDAMADVLAKAEAAGIPVISINSGQEFSARFGALTHIGQDESTAGEAAGRALARRSRTGVLCVIHEQGNVGQEQRCTGARSAFGGGFQTLYVDGVNLPDARAAIAAKLQADPSLDTVLTLSAPLAATGLQAVQDARRPVELDTFDLGTQVVTGLQAGTVGFAVDQQPYLQGYEGVDLLWLHRYNLDALGGGGPVLTGPQVLTKDDAAALARYVARGTR
- a CDS encoding bifunctional polysaccharide deacetylase/glycosyltransferase family 2 protein; its protein translation is MLRTRGRRAASRPRRRAVPPLRFSLPTVVLLTLLATLLLRGLVTNEVFHDARINVSVDKTTVPPDLLTGGPVIDARGPGAPRNYRAQDHTMALTFDDGPDEQWTPQILDVLAQYHAKATFFVTGSMVTRHPDLIRRIIADGHEIGLHSFTHPDFTLQSDRRITWEMAQTQLALAGVAGVHSALFRPPYSSDAAALDDLTWPVLKKLADRGYVTAFIDEDTEDWQRPGVDAIVAAAMPKKTGDGHIVLMHDAGGDRSQTVAALKVMMPRLQAEGYRFSTVSESIGAETSMSKVTGFQLWEGKLFLGLAHAAVLVMPVLIVLLAVVGTLVFGRFALMLFLSVKHARRTRRKTFGWGPPVTEAATVLVPAYNEQECIANTLRSLIDSEHPVEVIVIDDGSTDDTVRIVEELDLPGVRVISQPNSGKATALNTGIAHATHDLIVMMDGDTVFEPSTVRELVQPFADPGVGAVAGNAKVGNRDSLIGAWQHIEYVMGFNLDRRMYDELRCMPTVPGAVGAYRREALEQAGGMSEDTLAEDTDLTMALHINGWQVVYAENARAWTEAPGSMAQLWSQRYRWCYGTMQAMWKHRGAVLASGPAGRFGRVGLPLVALFMVLAPLLAPLFDVFLVYGILFVDAPKTLAAWFTVLIVQLVCAGYAFWLDREKPWHLITLPLQQLVYRQLMYLVLLQSWITALTGGRLRWQKLQRTGEVDVPVNV